A region of the Lycium barbarum isolate Lr01 chromosome 1, ASM1917538v2, whole genome shotgun sequence genome:
TTTCCAACATAATAATCAACTGCACAACCAAGTTCCGGAAATACCAAATTGCACCCCACAAAATGTTTCATGTTCATCTTCCCAATCCATGCAAGGTAACATGGGACCTTATTTGATGAATGGCCAAATGTTCCAAGAAAATGCGATGCTACCTCTTCAAAATTATAGTTACTCTGCGTCCGATGCATCTGAGAACTCAACGATTCAGTCCttaaacaataacaacaatcagaATAGTCAGAATTTCAGCTTTGATACGCCTTTGTCAGGCACGGAAGAAGAGAAAGAGAGTTATTGCAGTAACTTCATGAAGTTTGAAATTCCAGAGAGTTTAGATTTTGATGATTTGTTGTAAACTGTCCAAAGAGTTTGTATCTCTCtctgttttttcttttttgtttcattTCCAGATAGAGTTAAGTTGGATATGAGCcattgtcatgttattttttttctttttccaaattaTGAATATGTACCACCAGTTTGTTATCTTATAATATCTTcttttaaatttaatttttgtgcgGAGGCAGCGTAGTTTCAAAACTTGCGACACTTACCTCAAGGATTTCTTTGTTTCAAAAGATGAGACAAAAAAAAGCTATTCTCTAATGTATAGaacaatcaaaacatgataaAAAGAAATACTTATTAATTTAGATAAACTGAGTTGAATTAGAAAGTGAAATCGCcgtgaacatttttttttttttttttttttacatatttagAGGATCTCACTCCAAAAAAAACGACAAAAATCGACATAAAAAATCGACCTCCGAATGTCAGTTTTAAAAATTATACAATTATAAATGCGCCATATGAAATCGAACACTCAACTTTAGAATGGTAGGATTAATTTCAACTTCTATACCATTGGTGGTATTTGGTTTAGGActttgttttctttttaatttatactcttcaaatttatttattttttgcaaaaacaTCGACCTCCGGGGGtcagtttcttttttcttttttcttttttttgaaaaAACGACCGCCAGAAGTCGGTAATTTGCGAGAAAAAAAGgaggaaattatttttttaaaatcaagcTCTGAGgtcttttttttaaatttattattttaattttaaaaaaggaCCTCTGGAGGTCGCGTACCACTTTTCCAGTTTTGGAGCTAAAAAAGACCCACCTCAAGAGGTCGGTTTTCACTTTTCCGATTTTTGGCTTTAAAAAAATGAAGTCGGAGGTgagtttctttaaaaaaaaaaaaaaaagtcagagATCGATTttttccgattttctctaaagGTCGGTATTTTGAGGTTGCCTTTAGCAGTTTTTAGTAGCAATTATAAATTACATAaattatatattatatacttGTATAATACCATTTTTTTTAGTGGAATGCCCTTCAAAGTcactggtctttaaattttgtcctttgCCTAAACATTCacgggttccgggttcgaacccccgctcagtcaaatttttttttaaaaaaaatcgcaaggcaaagttttggATTTAGAGTTTGAACCTTATAAGGCAGAGTTTGGGCAAAAGTCTACCTTAAGATAAACCTCTGCCTTAATGCCTAACTTTTGCCTGAAgggttgttacacctcgtagttttgtacgttgagattcgttaggtgttagttgtcctaatcatgGAAACTGAAGTTATCctttaggatatatgagattatatgtgcctaccttatggttatgagggtttaagttcatgaaataagctatggaaggatttgagaacaagcgaattaaggaaattaagtttgtcggaactttgggaaaacttggcaaaattttggacaggatttctggtccaacttgagagaggtatatctcctagaatatgaggattttgGTGTGTTTTTtctatccaaattgaagttcattgagtctagtttcaaactcaacaaaccgttcgtcaatgtgacatcggagtaaaaagttatgggtgttttaagacagactgctcgGGCAGAACATTTTGACGAAtcagtttgacggaccgcagaaatttctgcggcCCATCAAATGGTATTTTCCTAGCGTAAAATagtcacagtgagccatgtttgacggagcattttgacagaccgtaggaattttgacgctCCCTCAAAGTGGGCGTAGGATTGTCCGACGAGATTTAAAGttatgctttatatatttcatttcacttcgtttggacattttattttgccaaatcagatccaagagctctccaaaaaaccctctcttcaactccataaactaatctaagCCAAGTCCAAGAGAattaagagattcaagtgctaagaagcttgctagggctTGTGGAACTCAAGTTTTCCTTGGGTGTTGATGTTAGGGTTtttcactttagtggagtaagttgatccaagacttgttcttgtgtgattaaggtaagattttacatcttttacatatggttaaggttgtttgattgttatgtcatgtgggtaaaggaagaaaagtggaaatagagttcaagtgtgaacttgaggatattatgagctataggtTAACTTGAATGGTAActcttggcatgttatgagtataatcttgatgtgggtgatactaatgatgttagggaagtgttgtatatatatatatatatatatatatatatatatatatatatatatatatatatatggtgttttgttgtagctattgttatgcataatcatgaaaaggagttttggggattgagtgatgcttaacttgaatgaagcctcttgattatggtattgttgataatgtcattgttgttgggatttgttttggaaattggtaaaagtagatgaaataggggaaatgctgcccaattttcgctagctcatgaattggtatgaatccttttaaatgtagatttctcaagctctGGAGgcgaacgttaagtagttaagaagacgtaaaggtatgtaaggctaacccttccttcttaagGCAGGATTCCATTGTTGTGCACCTATTCATGAAATTCACCATATCTTCCATGACGCCCCCATTTCTAGAAGTGTTAAAGCTCCTAAGTCTTGAtactcttatgatattgttgatctcATCATGCGATAGTTGGCCCTCTAAGGAAAGatttagtgatgataatgttgatgatactcATGTACTCCTATGCTATTTGGTAATACCGAGCttacatggccgggtatgatatctattgcgcgcacataACTACAGTTGGGTGCGAATACGACCGAGCCTTGctatggccgggtatgtatgacaccgaacctacatggtcgggtatagcactactatatatgtatgtgcatGTACTAGAAAGCTCCCATTTGAAAAAAGGTAAGttaatatgatgaacgtcgctagaggtataactGGCTCTATTATCCCATAACTCTTTTATCTTGTGTTATCcttcatgcttctattatgttattgattatgccttacatactcagtacattgttcgtactgacgtccttttatttgtggacgctgcgtcatgcccataAGTGGAcaagagatagacttgatccttaggctgccaatccagagactgcttagaggagctccatttgatctggagctgcagctgttggtactatccttttgtgtatatacatatgggcatggcagggcccTATCCCGtttttatgatgttacatactcttcgtagaggctcgtagacagttatgtatagctagatgtctcttagccttgtcggctcatatttggtacatcattttgttatccttgtcggctcatatttggtatatcattttgttagccttgtcggcttgtgtatatgtatacaggCAGAGTTggtgatgttgatataaaagtgctctTGCCCGATAAGATTTGCATTATTGATGCATATGAATTGCAAGTTAGCCTTGTGGCTCACCTAGTTATGTTTGTGAAAgcatgatgagaggtgcccgtcatggccctccggttgggtcatgacataggcctaattttgggtaagGCAAACTtcggccttaaggcctaacttttgttgAAATTAATTCCTCCAAGATTGATATTCAGGTTCAAGAATCTCACGAATCTCACGaggaagaagatgaagatgaactTGGTCGTGTAGATGAAAAGTGAGACTAGTCGTGTAAGTTCTAGAAGATGATTAAGGGTTCATGTCTTAATCAGATTTGGGTCTATAACATTTGGTACTGATATCTTGTTGGGCCTCTGATGAAATTGGGCCTCGTCCGAATCTGAAAATGAAGTGAAGAAAACTTAGGCCTCTTTGCCATCACAACAAACACTGGTCCAAGTCTACATAGTTGCAAGGATCAAATTGGTTATGAAAAGATTCTTTCTAGAATAGATACTTGTAGGTTGTTACATGACAGCAAATAGAAAATATACACAGCCAATAAGAAAATGTACAGTTGTATAGGAAAGTTTACAGTGATTATTTTTGTATTCTAGCTAGAATAGATTTGTTTATATACGTGAACAGTGGAATGAGAAATTAATCAGAAAAATTTCACAAAACAAATCTGTCTATTATTTCAAaatcctacatggtatcagagcatgtcTAAAGCTCTCAGTCTTCAATCACTCTCAACTTAATCATTTTTCTTTCTGAATCTTCTATCATTTCATACTCATGGCTATCACCCCTGAAAACACCTCTGAAGCAAGCACTGGTAATGAAACCCATAGGATAGTCGACCAGACCAGTCCTTATTTTCTCCATGCATCAGACTCACCTGGTATGACCCTTGTTTTGACTCCCTTTGATGGATCTGGATATGGTGCATGGAGGAGATCTGCGCTCATTGCACTGTCATCCAAGAACAAACTCAGCTATATTGAAGCTTCTTCTGTCACACCTAGTTCTCAATCTGCTGAATACAAGATGTGGAGTAGGTGCAATGACATGGTAACTTCCTGGCTGCTCAACTCTCTCTCAAAAGAGATAGCAGGAAGTGTCATCTACTCCAAATCCAAGGAACTTTGAAAGGACCTTGAAGACAAGTTTGGACAACCAAATAGTGTTTTGCTATATCACCTGCAAAAACAACTTGCAGATTTAGTTCAGGGGTCACTGGATATTGCTGCATACTATACCAAAATGAAAAAGATCTGGGACGATCTTGACACTTTATACACAAAGGTGACATGCTCTTATGCTTGTGACTGTGGAGGAAAGGATAAAATGAACAAGTCCCTGCAGGATGAGAGGTTGGTACAGTTTCTTATGGGTTTGAATGAGGTGTATGCACCAGGTAGGAGCAATATTCTGATGATGTCACCTCTCTCTAGTGTGAATCTTGCTTACTCACTTTTAATGCAAGATGAGAAGCAAAGCGAGAGTTACATGAATACCAATTTTCCTGGGGGTTCTAGTTCTTTTCTTGCTACTCAACACTACCCTGTGGGACAAAGGTCATCTTCTGCTGATTCTAAGGGTAAGAAAATGGAGCTTGTGTGCTCAAATTGTAAGAAACTGGGGCACACTGTTGACAAATGCTTCAGGATCATTGGGTTTCCAGCTAACTTTAAGTTTACTAAGAACAAATCACAATCTGTGAGGAGCAATGCAGCAACATCAAGTGCAACAACTAAAAACAGGGCATTCACTCAAGACCAAAAAATGCAAATGATGCAGATGTTTCAGAGTATGCAGGGTATGACTCAAGAAGTCACACCATCAGATACACATGCAAATGTTGTGCATTGTGCTAGTAACATTTTCAATAATCCTCTATCTTATTTCTCTTTTATCAATTCTAGTTCTTGGATCATTGATTCAGAGGCTTCTGAACACATGTCCTTTCACCCTAGATTTTTCACTACTTTATCTCCCTTACTCTCACGTGTGTTTATCAACTTACCAAATTCTTTTAGGGTAAAAGTTACTCATGCAAGGACTGTCACGCTTTTTCCAGACTTAATTATAAAAAATGTTCTTCTAGTCCCATCTTTCAGAATTAATCTCATCTCTGTGCAGAAATTTTGCAAGCAGTTATCCTGTATTCTAAGTTTTTCCTCTTCTTTATGTTTTATGCAGGACCCTTCAGTGAAGATCCCTGTGGTTCTCGGTGAAGCATGAGATGGAGTTTTCCTATTATCTTCTAATATCAATCAGTCCAAGAATTTTCTTAAGTCTAGTGTTTCTTTGAATCAATGTATTTCAGTTTCTAGTGTTTCTCCTATTCCTGTAAGTTCTCAATCTGATGTGCATTTGTGGCACATTAGATTGGGACACATGCCTTTCAATTCAATGAAAAAGTTTAGTTTCATTTCCTCTACACAATGTGTTGATTGTCCCTGTCAAATTTGTCCATTAGCAAGGCAAACCAAATTACCCTTCCCCCAGAGTTTCATCAAGACTAAAAACATATTTGAACTAATTCATAGACACTTGGGGCCCTTATAAAACTGCAACTTACAATGGATTTAAGTATTTTCTAACTATTGTTGATGATTTTAATAGAGCCACATGGACATATCTTCTAAGTGCAAAAAGCAATGTATTTTTTATGCTAAAATACTTTATGGCTATGGTAGAAAGGCAGTTTGGGGCTAAGATAAAATACATCAGGTCTGACAATGCTTTTAAATTGGGAGGGGTGGCAACTATCTCTGAATTTTTTGCTTCTCAAGGGATCATACATCAAACTTCTTGTGTTGCAACCCCTCAACAAAATGGAATTGTTGAGAGGAAGCATAGACACTTATTAGAAACCTCAAGGGCCCTTTTACATCAATCTAACTTACCACTTTGTTATTGGAGTGAATGTGTTCTTACCTCCACTTTTCTCATCAACAGATTTCCCTCATCAGTTCTCAAAGGAAAGACACTCTATGAAATACTGTTTGGTAATGCTCCATATTACTCTTTTCTCAAAAGTTTTGGTTGTATATGTTTTGTCTCTACTCCTACTTTACATAGAGCCAAATTTGAACTT
Encoded here:
- the LOC132609186 gene encoding uncharacterized protein LOC132609186, with amino-acid sequence MAITPENTSEASTGNETHRIVDQTSPYFLHASDSPGMTLVLTPFDGSGYGAWRRSALIALSSKNKLSYIEASSVTPSSQSAEYKMWSRCNDMVTSWLLNSLSKEIAGNLVQGSLDIAAYYTKMKKIWDDLDTLYTKVTCSYACDCGGKDKMNKSLQDERLVQFLMGLNEVYAPGRSNILMMSPLSSVNLAYSLLMQDEKQSESYMNTNFPGGSSSFLATQHYPVGQRSSSADSKGKKMELVCSNCKKLGHTVDKCFRIIGFPANFKFTKNKSQSVRSNAATSSATTKNRAFTQDQKMQMMQMFQSMQGMTQEVTPSDTHANVVHCASNIFNNPLSYFSFINSSSWIIDSEASEHMSFHPRFFTTLSPLLSRVFINLPNSFRVKVTHARTVTLFPDLIIKNVLLVPSFRINLISVQKFCKQLSCILSFSSSLCFMQDPSVKIPVVLGEA